A single region of the Austwickia chelonae genome encodes:
- a CDS encoding glycerol-3-phosphate dehydrogenase/oxidase, with product MATALTGQSRASAIAKMTDEEGVDLLVIGGGVTGAGIALDAATRGLRTAIVEAQDWAGGTSQWSSKLVHGGLRYLYNLDFALVAEALKERGLLLSRTAPHLVKAQPFLWPLKMPVIERSYSAVGVGMYDVLAQIGGGGHRGVPMQRHYTKRGAKQLFPGIRDDALIGAIRFYDARVDDARLVIDLVRTAAGFGALAASRTQVTGFDKDASGRVVGATIRDLEDGRDLHIKAKYVIAATGVWTEQTQDLVKDDAGLRVLASKGIHIVVPKDRIKGETGIFLRTEKSVLFIIPWQRYWVIGTTDTAWHEDLAHPVATAEDIDYVLDHANAVLADPLTREDIIGTYAGLRPLLQPKIKDDSKSAKVSREHTVTEVAPGMCAIAGGKLTTYRVMAEDAVDFALTGLYGKEGPRLRPCVTDLTPLVGAARYRGVAARRERIARERGWTLEQVDHLLDRYGDEIETILAMIDNDPSLGERLAGAPAYLRAEVAFAVTHEGALHLEDILLKRVRLDYEMRDRGASCLEEIAVIVAPLLGWDESTVTAEIDSYRARAAGEAAAEGERSDAAASAARAEVRDLVPMA from the coding sequence ATGGCCACGGCGTTGACCGGGCAGTCCCGCGCATCAGCGATCGCGAAGATGACCGACGAAGAAGGAGTCGACCTTCTCGTCATCGGTGGGGGCGTGACCGGAGCCGGTATCGCCCTCGACGCCGCCACCAGAGGGCTGCGTACCGCCATCGTCGAGGCCCAGGACTGGGCCGGAGGCACCTCCCAGTGGTCCAGCAAGCTCGTCCACGGAGGACTCCGCTATCTCTACAACCTGGACTTCGCGCTCGTCGCTGAAGCGCTGAAGGAACGAGGCCTCCTCCTTTCACGCACCGCACCGCACCTGGTGAAGGCCCAGCCCTTCCTCTGGCCGCTGAAGATGCCGGTCATCGAACGCAGCTACAGCGCCGTCGGAGTGGGCATGTACGACGTCCTCGCCCAGATCGGCGGCGGGGGACACCGCGGCGTTCCTATGCAGCGGCACTACACCAAACGAGGAGCCAAACAGCTCTTCCCCGGAATCCGTGACGATGCCCTCATCGGGGCTATCCGTTTCTACGACGCACGGGTCGACGACGCCCGGCTGGTCATTGATCTCGTCCGCACCGCAGCTGGATTCGGCGCGCTCGCGGCCAGCCGTACTCAAGTCACCGGTTTCGACAAAGACGCCTCGGGCCGGGTCGTCGGAGCGACCATCCGGGATCTCGAGGATGGCCGTGACCTGCACATCAAGGCGAAATACGTCATCGCGGCCACCGGGGTGTGGACCGAGCAGACACAAGACCTGGTCAAGGATGATGCCGGGCTACGTGTCCTGGCCTCCAAGGGAATTCACATCGTCGTCCCCAAGGACCGGATCAAGGGCGAGACCGGGATCTTCCTGCGCACCGAGAAGTCCGTGCTCTTCATCATCCCGTGGCAGCGCTACTGGGTGATCGGAACCACGGACACCGCCTGGCACGAAGACCTGGCACATCCCGTCGCGACGGCAGAGGACATCGACTACGTCCTCGATCACGCGAATGCCGTACTCGCAGATCCCCTCACCCGGGAAGACATCATCGGTACCTATGCAGGCCTGCGTCCGCTGCTGCAGCCGAAGATCAAGGACGACTCCAAGTCGGCCAAAGTCAGCCGTGAGCACACCGTCACCGAGGTGGCTCCCGGGATGTGCGCCATCGCCGGCGGAAAGCTGACCACCTATCGGGTGATGGCCGAGGACGCCGTCGATTTCGCGCTGACCGGTCTCTACGGCAAAGAAGGTCCTCGGCTACGTCCGTGCGTGACCGACCTGACTCCACTGGTCGGCGCGGCGCGGTACCGCGGAGTGGCTGCCCGGCGGGAGCGGATCGCCAGGGAACGTGGATGGACCCTTGAGCAGGTCGACCACCTTCTCGATCGGTACGGCGACGAGATCGAGACGATCCTGGCGATGATCGACAATGACCCCTCCCTGGGCGAGCGTCTCGCCGGAGCCCCGGCCTACCTGCGCGCCGAGGTCGCTTTCGCGGTCACTCACGAAGGCGCCCTGCACCTGGAGGACATCCTGCTCAAGCGGGTGCGTCTCGATTATGAGATGCGCGACCGTGGGGCTTCCTGTCTGGAGGAGATCGCAGTTATCGTGGCGCCACTACTCGGCTGGGACGAGTCGACGGTGACCGCGGAGATCGACTCCTACCGTGCGCGGGCAGCAGGTGAAGCTGCTGCCGAGGGCGAGCGGAGCGATGCTGCTGCCAGTGCGGCGCGTGCAGAGGTCCGCGATCTCGTCCCGATGGCCTAG
- a CDS encoding MIP/aquaporin family protein: MNAIIAAAPAEPVPLSTVFFSEVLGTAILLLLGVGVVANALLAESKGKGGGNLMINWGWGLAVFAGVYVGYRSGAHLNPAVTLGLLVSADEAYAPGVPITTVSTMVYLAAEFIGAFIGAVIAWLVYKDHFAAESDAGLKLACFSTGPAIRNTVSNLITEAVATFVLVYVILKFGATPTQVGPLAVALLVVGIGASLGGPTGYAINPARDLGPRIAHALLPIKGKGASDWAYSWIPVVGPILGAVAAGLLSRVF; this comes from the coding sequence ATGAACGCGATCATCGCGGCTGCACCCGCGGAGCCGGTTCCCCTGTCCACGGTCTTCTTCTCCGAGGTCCTGGGGACCGCGATCCTGCTGCTCCTCGGCGTCGGTGTTGTCGCCAATGCCCTGTTGGCGGAGTCCAAGGGCAAGGGCGGCGGGAATCTGATGATCAACTGGGGCTGGGGCCTCGCAGTCTTCGCCGGTGTCTACGTGGGGTACCGGTCTGGCGCTCACCTGAACCCGGCCGTCACCCTGGGACTGCTGGTCAGTGCCGACGAAGCCTATGCGCCGGGTGTCCCGATCACCACGGTGTCGACCATGGTCTACCTCGCTGCCGAGTTCATCGGTGCTTTCATCGGTGCCGTCATCGCCTGGTTGGTGTACAAGGACCACTTCGCTGCGGAGAGTGACGCAGGCCTGAAACTCGCCTGCTTCTCCACCGGCCCGGCCATTCGCAACACCGTCTCGAACCTGATCACCGAAGCGGTTGCCACCTTCGTCCTGGTCTACGTCATTCTGAAGTTCGGAGCCACACCGACCCAGGTCGGACCGCTCGCTGTGGCGCTGCTCGTCGTCGGTATCGGCGCGAGCCTCGGCGGGCCTACCGGGTACGCCATCAACCCCGCCCGTGACCTCGGACCGCGTATCGCCCACGCTCTTCTCCCGATCAAGGGCAAGGGCGCCAGTGACTGGGCTTACTCATGGATTCCGGTCGTCGGGCCGATCCTCGGAGCCGTCGCCGCAGGTCTGCTCTCCCGGGTCTTCTGA
- the glpK gene encoding glycerol kinase GlpK: MSDKKYVLAIDQGTTSSRAILFDHAGEIVSVGQLEHEQIFPRAGWVEHDPAEIWNNVREAVGQALTRAEVNRHQIAAVGITNQRETAVVWDKNTGEPIYNAIVWQDTRTQKICDSLAGDAGADKYKDICGLPLATYFSGPKVKWILDNVEGAREKAENGDLLFGNTDTWVIWNLTGGTDGGVHVTDVTNASRTMLMDVRKLTWDEQICVDMTIPMSMLPQIKSSSEIYGYGRKQGLLIDTPIAGDLGDQQAATFGQACFTKGMAKNTYGTGCFMLINTGEEAVTSKNGLLTTVCYKIGENKPVYALEGSIAVTGSLVQWLRDNLGIISSAPQIEELAATVEDNGGAYFVPAFSGLFAPYWRSDARGALVGMTRYVNKGHIARAALESTAYQTREVLDAMNADSGVDLTELKVDGGMTANDTLMQFQADILGVPVVRPKVAETTALGAAYAAGIAVGFWTGEEDVVANWAEDKRWEPQMEDAQREKLLRQWKKAVTKTLDWVDEDVE, from the coding sequence ATGTCCGACAAGAAGTACGTCCTCGCAATCGACCAGGGAACCACGAGCTCCCGAGCGATCCTGTTCGATCACGCTGGTGAGATCGTCAGCGTCGGCCAGCTCGAACACGAGCAGATCTTTCCGAGAGCAGGATGGGTCGAACACGACCCCGCCGAGATCTGGAACAACGTGCGTGAGGCGGTCGGTCAGGCACTCACCCGGGCAGAGGTCAACCGACACCAGATCGCCGCGGTCGGCATCACCAATCAGCGAGAGACCGCCGTGGTCTGGGACAAGAACACCGGCGAACCGATCTACAATGCCATCGTCTGGCAGGACACCCGGACCCAGAAGATCTGCGATTCCCTGGCCGGAGACGCAGGCGCCGACAAGTACAAGGACATCTGTGGTCTACCGTTGGCGACCTATTTCTCCGGACCCAAGGTGAAGTGGATCCTCGACAACGTCGAAGGGGCCAGGGAGAAGGCAGAGAACGGCGACCTGCTCTTCGGGAACACCGATACCTGGGTCATCTGGAACCTCACCGGTGGCACTGACGGTGGTGTTCACGTCACCGATGTCACCAATGCCTCCCGCACGATGTTGATGGACGTGCGCAAGCTCACCTGGGACGAGCAGATTTGCGTCGATATGACGATTCCCATGTCGATGCTTCCGCAGATCAAATCCTCCTCGGAGATCTACGGCTACGGGCGCAAACAGGGTCTGCTCATCGACACCCCTATCGCTGGTGACCTCGGCGACCAGCAGGCTGCTACCTTCGGTCAGGCCTGCTTCACCAAAGGCATGGCCAAGAACACCTACGGCACCGGCTGTTTCATGCTGATCAATACCGGCGAAGAAGCCGTCACCAGCAAGAACGGCCTGCTCACCACGGTCTGTTACAAGATCGGGGAGAACAAGCCCGTCTACGCGCTGGAAGGTTCCATCGCGGTCACCGGCTCTCTGGTGCAGTGGCTGCGCGACAACCTGGGCATCATCTCCTCCGCGCCGCAGATCGAAGAGTTGGCGGCCACGGTGGAGGACAATGGCGGTGCCTACTTCGTGCCTGCCTTCTCCGGGCTGTTCGCGCCCTACTGGCGTAGCGATGCCCGCGGTGCCCTCGTCGGCATGACCCGCTATGTCAACAAGGGGCACATCGCTCGTGCCGCGTTGGAATCCACCGCGTACCAGACCCGTGAGGTACTGGACGCCATGAACGCCGACTCCGGCGTCGACCTGACCGAGCTCAAGGTCGACGGCGGCATGACCGCCAATGACACCCTGATGCAGTTCCAGGCAGACATTCTCGGTGTCCCGGTAGTTCGGCCCAAGGTCGCCGAGACCACAGCGTTGGGTGCCGCCTATGCCGCAGGCATCGCCGTGGGCTTCTGGACCGGTGAGGAAGATGTCGTCGCCAACTGGGCCGAGGACAAGCGCTGGGAACCGCAGATGGAAGACGCTCAGCGGGAGAAGCTGCTGCGGCAGTGGAAGAAGGCCGTCACCAAGACCCTCGACTGGGTCGACGAGGACGTCGAATGA
- a CDS encoding DNA gyrase/topoisomerase IV subunit A, with amino-acid sequence MARRTSTSTDDDIVEKIVDIDVEEEMQGAFLEYAYSVIYSRALPDARDGLKPVQRRILFGMSEMGLRPARPHVKSARIVGEVMGRYHPHGDSAIYDALVRMAQPFSLRLPLIDGHGNFGSLDDGPAASRYTEARPASSASLLTMSLDEDTVDLVPNYDETLQQPEVLPAAYPNLLVNGASGIAVGMATNMPPHNLSEVVGACRHLIDHPEATLEDLMRFVPGPDLPGGGRIVGLNGIRDAYETGRGTFKTRATTRIENVTPRKKGIVVTELPYLVGVEKVMEKIKDLVQAKKLQGISDLKDLTDRKHGLRLVIEIKNGFNPEAVLEQLYRLTPMEDSFGINNVALVDGQPRTLGLRELLQVYVNFRTDVVRRRTAYRLARQEERLHLVEGLLLAIVNIDEVIRIVRAADDTASAREGLISTFSLSTVQADYILELQLRRLTKFSKIELEKEDEELRAAIDELRAVLSDHAVLLRIVSDELAAVAKEHGTARRTVLLEGSGSPVTAAAPLEIADDPCWVLMSSTHLLARTTGAEDLSDEGERAKHDAIISRVRTTARGEIGVATSAGRILRLSVLELPTLPPTHGSPHLAGGAPLAVFLDLPKDELPLCLVSLVEDSPGLAVGTAQGVVKRVTCDYPSGRTDWEYISLKKGDRVVGAVELSEEEDHLVFVTRRAQLLHFPAASVRPQGRPAGGMAGIKLGSDDEVIWFGSVDPARSGAVVVTIAGAEDALPGIEPGSLKVAPFTEFPGKGRATGGVRCQRFLRGESQLFFGWAGLAPARASTSDGTAVVLPEATGKRDGSGQPAPAAIAAIAPATGSGSPGDRGRPAEAVESTASVSETSQADVGLDTVRATLRAEDARRVKAAQGRTTQQKDSSSSTSRKPASVSGLAAGGSLFEVEDPAPRPRPQVVRDGDDPDDLSDIVQVGRD; translated from the coding sequence ATGGCCCGACGGACCTCGACCTCCACGGATGACGACATCGTCGAGAAGATCGTCGATATCGACGTCGAGGAGGAGATGCAAGGGGCTTTCCTGGAGTACGCCTACTCGGTGATCTACAGCCGGGCACTCCCCGATGCCCGTGACGGCCTCAAGCCGGTGCAACGTCGGATCCTCTTCGGGATGAGCGAGATGGGGCTACGACCAGCCCGCCCGCACGTGAAATCGGCACGCATCGTCGGTGAGGTCATGGGGCGCTACCACCCGCACGGCGACTCGGCGATCTACGACGCCCTGGTCCGGATGGCCCAGCCGTTCTCCCTCCGACTCCCCCTGATCGACGGGCACGGAAACTTCGGATCACTCGATGACGGCCCTGCCGCCTCTCGGTACACAGAGGCACGCCCGGCCTCCTCCGCGTCCTTGTTGACCATGAGTCTCGACGAGGACACCGTGGACCTCGTCCCCAACTACGACGAGACCTTGCAGCAGCCCGAGGTCCTCCCTGCCGCCTACCCCAATCTGTTGGTCAACGGCGCCTCGGGAATCGCGGTAGGCATGGCCACCAATATGCCACCGCACAATCTGAGCGAGGTCGTCGGAGCCTGCCGTCATCTGATCGACCACCCCGAGGCCACCCTCGAGGACCTGATGCGCTTCGTTCCCGGGCCCGACCTTCCCGGTGGCGGACGGATCGTCGGGCTCAACGGCATCAGAGATGCCTACGAGACCGGCCGGGGCACGTTCAAGACCCGGGCGACCACTCGGATCGAAAATGTGACTCCCCGCAAGAAGGGGATCGTCGTCACCGAGCTGCCGTACCTCGTAGGTGTGGAGAAGGTGATGGAGAAGATCAAGGATCTCGTCCAGGCGAAGAAACTGCAGGGTATCTCCGACCTGAAGGATCTGACCGACCGTAAGCACGGTCTTCGGCTGGTCATCGAGATCAAGAACGGTTTCAACCCGGAGGCGGTCCTCGAGCAGCTCTACCGGCTCACCCCGATGGAGGACAGCTTCGGGATCAACAATGTGGCCCTGGTCGATGGCCAACCGCGCACCTTGGGGTTGCGCGAGCTCCTCCAGGTCTATGTGAACTTCCGCACCGATGTCGTCCGTCGCCGTACCGCCTATCGACTGGCTCGTCAGGAAGAGCGCCTCCATCTGGTCGAGGGGCTCTTGTTGGCGATCGTGAACATCGACGAAGTCATCCGTATCGTGCGAGCAGCTGACGACACGGCGTCAGCGCGTGAAGGGCTCATATCCACCTTCTCGCTGTCGACGGTCCAGGCCGACTACATCCTGGAACTGCAACTGCGCAGGCTGACCAAGTTCTCCAAGATCGAGTTGGAGAAGGAGGACGAAGAGCTGCGAGCCGCTATCGACGAACTGCGAGCCGTGCTGTCCGACCATGCCGTACTGTTGCGAATCGTCTCCGACGAGCTCGCTGCGGTCGCCAAGGAACATGGCACTGCCCGCCGCACTGTGCTGCTCGAGGGCTCCGGTTCCCCGGTGACCGCTGCGGCGCCCCTGGAGATCGCCGACGATCCCTGCTGGGTCCTGATGAGTTCCACCCATCTCCTGGCACGGACGACGGGGGCCGAGGATCTCAGCGATGAAGGCGAACGGGCCAAGCACGATGCGATCATCTCGCGGGTCCGGACCACAGCACGCGGTGAGATCGGGGTGGCCACTTCTGCCGGGCGCATCCTGCGGTTGTCCGTCCTGGAGCTTCCCACTTTGCCGCCGACCCACGGGTCACCTCATCTAGCCGGTGGCGCCCCCTTGGCGGTCTTCCTGGACCTGCCCAAGGACGAGCTGCCCCTGTGTCTGGTGTCTCTGGTTGAGGACTCACCAGGTCTGGCCGTCGGTACCGCGCAGGGTGTGGTCAAACGAGTCACCTGTGACTATCCGTCGGGTCGCACCGACTGGGAGTACATCTCGTTGAAGAAGGGCGACCGGGTGGTGGGCGCGGTCGAACTGTCCGAGGAGGAAGATCACCTGGTTTTCGTGACCCGTCGTGCTCAGCTTCTCCACTTCCCGGCGGCTTCTGTGCGTCCGCAAGGACGGCCTGCCGGTGGGATGGCCGGGATCAAGCTGGGCTCTGACGACGAAGTGATCTGGTTCGGTTCGGTCGACCCAGCCCGTTCAGGGGCAGTCGTGGTGACGATCGCCGGCGCTGAGGACGCTCTGCCCGGCATCGAACCAGGTTCGCTGAAGGTGGCTCCGTTCACCGAGTTCCCCGGTAAGGGTCGCGCGACCGGTGGTGTCCGTTGCCAACGTTTCCTCCGCGGCGAAAGCCAGTTGTTCTTCGGTTGGGCCGGCCTCGCCCCAGCCCGGGCTTCGACCTCGGACGGTACTGCTGTCGTCCTTCCCGAAGCCACCGGGAAACGGGATGGTTCAGGCCAGCCCGCTCCGGCGGCCATCGCCGCGATTGCTCCTGCCACAGGCAGCGGGTCGCCTGGCGACAGAGGTAGGCCTGCCGAGGCGGTGGAATCGACAGCGTCGGTGTCCGAGACGTCCCAGGCCGATGTCGGACTGGACACGGTACGGGCGACTTTGCGTGCCGAGGACGCCCGCCGGGTCAAGGCTGCCCAGGGCCGGACGACGCAGCAGAAAGACTCTTCTTCGTCGACCTCGAGAAAACCGGCTTCTGTTTCCGGGCTGGCTGCTGGCGGCTCGCTCTTCGAGGTCGAGGACCCCGCCCCTCGTCCACGCCCACAGGTGGTCCGGGACGGTGATGATCCGGACGACCTCAGCGATATCGTCCAGGTCGGACGGGACTGA
- a CDS encoding SDR family NAD(P)-dependent oxidoreductase, with product MQISPATAALVTGGASGLGLATVRDLHRRGCHVVIVDLPTSAGQDVAQELGERARFIAADVRDEEQVQNAIELATSAGELRVAVNCAGVATPGRVLGRKGPLPLATFRTVVDINLVGTVNVLRLAAAAMAQNTPVDGDRGVIVLTASIAAYDGQIGQLAYAASKGAIVGLTLPAARDLADQQIRVMTIAPGTMETPMMAGLPEETRHALGSLVPHPSRLGRPQEYAALVAHIVDNSLLNGETIRLDGALRMPPR from the coding sequence ATGCAGATCAGCCCTGCCACCGCTGCCCTCGTCACCGGTGGCGCATCCGGACTGGGCCTGGCGACTGTCCGCGACCTCCACCGGCGGGGCTGCCATGTCGTGATCGTCGACCTCCCGACATCGGCCGGGCAGGACGTCGCACAGGAGCTGGGTGAACGAGCCCGATTCATCGCCGCCGATGTTCGCGACGAGGAACAGGTCCAGAACGCGATCGAGCTCGCGACTTCTGCGGGCGAACTCCGGGTCGCCGTGAACTGCGCCGGAGTTGCCACCCCCGGACGCGTCCTCGGGCGCAAGGGTCCGCTCCCGCTGGCCACCTTCCGCACCGTCGTCGACATCAACCTCGTAGGCACGGTCAACGTCCTCCGGCTGGCAGCAGCAGCCATGGCGCAGAACACCCCGGTGGACGGTGACCGCGGTGTCATCGTGTTGACAGCTTCGATCGCCGCCTACGACGGGCAGATAGGACAGCTCGCCTATGCCGCCAGCAAAGGGGCGATCGTCGGGCTCACCCTGCCTGCCGCACGGGATCTGGCCGACCAGCAGATCCGGGTGATGACGATCGCCCCGGGAACCATGGAGACCCCGATGATGGCGGGACTTCCCGAAGAGACCCGACATGCGCTGGGATCATTGGTCCCTCACCCGAGTCGGCTCGGTCGCCCCCAGGAGTACGCGGCGCTGGTAGCCCATATCGTCGACAACTCCTTGTTGAACGGGGAGACCATCCGCCTTGACGGTGCACTGCGGATGCCGCCCCGCTGA
- a CDS encoding PTS fructose transporter subunit IIC, whose protein sequence is MKFVGVTSCPTGIAHTYMAAAALEQAAEQGGHQIEVETQGSAGAVRLPQKTIDEADAVIFAHELEIRDADRFVGKPTVDVGVKAAINDAAALLARAEELVLQVTKNQEESAPDGASAAEEQRPTSAAAPVSREKPSTGNQIRIWLMTGVSHMIPLVAAGGILIALGFILAQFFGGAQGPMDVTAFTLEGAKAKGPELLLQNVFSPTNGMHWAALLFTIGAAAFGFLVPILSGYIAFGIADRPGLVPGLVGGAIATMMGAGFLGGIATGFIAGFTARWVSRWPVHPHVRGVMPVVVVPLVSTLVTGSAMVLLLGRPIASLMEALTSALNGMNSGNAVLLGAVLGLMMGFDLGGPVNKVAYTFATTGLTAVAASASADAPQMKIMAAVMAAGMVAPLGMALATTVSPRLFTEPERENGRAAWLLGLSFISEGAIPFAAADPVRVIAASMTGSAVTGGLVMAFGSTLRAPHGGLWVFPLIGHGLMFVVAIAVGTAVCAAIVVALKRVGRSMSSSDAPVEEAKGRATAPQAA, encoded by the coding sequence ATGAAATTCGTCGGTGTCACGTCCTGCCCCACCGGCATCGCCCACACCTATATGGCGGCGGCGGCCCTGGAGCAAGCCGCGGAACAGGGCGGCCATCAGATCGAAGTCGAAACCCAAGGGTCTGCGGGTGCGGTACGTCTGCCCCAGAAGACGATCGACGAAGCCGACGCTGTCATCTTCGCCCATGAGCTGGAGATCCGGGACGCTGATCGGTTCGTCGGTAAACCCACCGTCGACGTAGGGGTCAAAGCCGCGATCAACGATGCAGCCGCGCTGCTCGCCCGCGCGGAAGAGCTGGTCCTCCAGGTGACGAAGAACCAGGAGGAATCCGCTCCTGACGGAGCAAGCGCTGCGGAAGAGCAGAGACCGACGTCTGCTGCGGCGCCGGTCTCCAGAGAGAAACCGTCAACCGGGAACCAGATCCGGATCTGGTTGATGACCGGTGTGTCCCACATGATCCCGCTGGTAGCGGCCGGAGGAATACTGATCGCGCTGGGATTCATCCTGGCCCAGTTCTTCGGTGGAGCGCAGGGACCCATGGACGTGACCGCGTTCACCCTCGAGGGGGCCAAGGCCAAAGGGCCTGAACTTCTGCTGCAGAACGTTTTCAGCCCCACGAACGGCATGCACTGGGCTGCTTTGCTGTTCACTATAGGCGCCGCTGCTTTCGGTTTTCTGGTGCCGATCCTGTCCGGCTACATCGCCTTCGGTATCGCCGACCGACCGGGCCTGGTTCCCGGCCTCGTCGGTGGAGCCATCGCCACGATGATGGGGGCCGGCTTCCTCGGTGGCATCGCCACCGGTTTCATCGCCGGGTTCACCGCTCGCTGGGTCAGCCGTTGGCCGGTGCATCCCCATGTGCGTGGAGTGATGCCGGTCGTCGTGGTTCCGCTCGTGTCCACCCTGGTCACCGGAAGCGCGATGGTTCTGCTCCTCGGGCGGCCGATCGCCTCCCTGATGGAGGCGCTGACCTCAGCGTTGAACGGGATGAACAGCGGGAACGCCGTCCTGCTCGGAGCGGTCCTGGGTCTCATGATGGGCTTCGACCTCGGCGGGCCGGTCAACAAGGTGGCCTACACCTTCGCGACCACCGGGCTCACCGCTGTCGCCGCCTCGGCTTCGGCAGATGCCCCCCAGATGAAGATCATGGCTGCGGTCATGGCTGCGGGGATGGTGGCACCCTTGGGAATGGCCCTGGCCACCACGGTCAGCCCCCGGCTGTTCACCGAGCCGGAGCGGGAGAACGGGCGAGCAGCCTGGTTGTTGGGCCTGTCCTTCATCTCCGAGGGTGCGATTCCGTTCGCCGCAGCCGACCCGGTCCGGGTGATTGCCGCGTCCATGACCGGGTCTGCGGTCACCGGCGGTCTGGTGATGGCTTTCGGGAGTACGCTACGAGCGCCGCACGGTGGGCTGTGGGTCTTCCCTCTCATCGGTCACGGCTTGATGTTCGTGGTTGCGATCGCCGTTGGCACCGCAGTCTGCGCCGCGATAGTGGTCGCCTTGAAAAGGGTCGGTCGCTCAATGTCTTCGTCCGATGCGCCCGTCGAGGAGGCAAAGGGTAGGGCAACAGCGCCCCAGGCTGCCTGA
- a CDS encoding PTS sugar transporter subunit IIA gives MSIITPQQVILDLPELDRAESTRALAQTLVDAGRVTDLDALLADVAKREEMMSTGLFGGIAIPHCRSAAVTEPSLAFGRSSAGVPWGAEDGPATLIFLIAVPAGSDQDHLTILAMLARKLMREDFKNALRQAPDAAAVVTVIEDEVIKA, from the coding sequence ATGTCGATCATCACCCCCCAGCAAGTGATCCTTGACCTTCCCGAGCTCGACCGTGCTGAATCCACCCGCGCGCTGGCCCAGACCCTGGTCGACGCCGGCCGGGTCACCGATCTCGACGCTCTTCTGGCCGATGTCGCCAAACGTGAGGAGATGATGTCGACCGGGCTGTTCGGCGGGATCGCCATCCCCCACTGCCGCAGCGCCGCCGTCACCGAGCCCTCGTTGGCCTTCGGCCGTTCCTCAGCGGGAGTCCCGTGGGGAGCCGAGGACGGCCCGGCCACCTTGATCTTCCTGATCGCGGTACCTGCCGGAAGCGACCAGGACCACCTGACCATCCTGGCCATGTTGGCACGCAAGCTGATGCGTGAAGACTTCAAGAACGCCCTGCGTCAAGCCCCCGACGCCGCTGCCGTGGTCACGGTGATCGAGGACGAGGTGATCAAGGCATGA
- the pfkB gene encoding 1-phosphofructokinase: MILTVTPNPSIDRTVTVDALRPGAVHRAAFTRVDAGGKGVNVSRALAKHGMSNRAALPLGGESGRLMRDLLQESAVELITLPSEGEVRTNIAVVEGDGTTTKVNETGPRYDRRAVRSFMDAVLEACTASTTWVAGCGSLPPGMPDSIYAELTEQARSRGVQVAVDTSGTPLHQVIEASPDLVKPNRAELAELVGADLPTVGAVIEAARELVHRDVGRVLVSLGRDGALLVDARQVHYAYATAPHPLSTVGAGDCALAGYLSGLVCGRGAADALATAVAFGTAAVMCPGTEVPGPAEVAAISVTVQEDPRRDRPLDD, from the coding sequence ATGATCCTCACGGTCACGCCCAATCCCAGTATCGACCGGACCGTCACCGTCGACGCTCTCCGACCAGGTGCGGTGCATCGCGCTGCCTTCACCCGGGTCGACGCCGGAGGTAAAGGCGTCAATGTCTCCCGGGCCCTGGCCAAGCACGGGATGTCGAACAGGGCAGCGCTCCCCTTGGGCGGAGAATCAGGTCGGCTCATGCGCGATCTCCTGCAGGAGTCCGCTGTCGAGCTGATCACGCTGCCGTCCGAGGGCGAGGTCCGCACCAATATCGCCGTCGTCGAGGGAGATGGCACCACCACGAAGGTGAACGAAACCGGCCCTCGGTACGATCGTCGAGCCGTCCGATCGTTCATGGACGCAGTACTGGAGGCTTGCACCGCCTCGACCACATGGGTGGCCGGGTGCGGGAGCCTCCCGCCAGGAATGCCCGACTCCATCTATGCCGAACTCACCGAGCAGGCAAGATCCCGGGGCGTGCAGGTCGCCGTCGATACCTCAGGAACTCCTCTGCACCAGGTGATCGAGGCATCACCGGATCTGGTCAAACCCAACCGGGCCGAGCTCGCCGAGCTGGTAGGTGCTGATCTACCCACCGTCGGTGCTGTCATCGAGGCCGCTCGTGAGCTCGTCCACCGAGATGTCGGCCGAGTACTCGTCTCACTGGGACGAGACGGCGCACTCCTGGTCGACGCACGACAGGTGCACTACGCATATGCGACTGCCCCGCACCCGTTGTCCACCGTCGGCGCGGGCGATTGTGCACTGGCCGGCTACCTCTCCGGGCTCGTCTGCGGACGGGGAGCGGCGGACGCACTCGCCACCGCCGTCGCCTTCGGCACTGCAGCAGTCATGTGTCCCGGCACTGAGGTCCCCGGACCGGCCGAGGTCGCCGCTATTTCGGTGACCGTGCAGGAAGATCCCCGCCGGGACCGCCCGCTCGACGACTGA